ATATCAAGCTGTTTTGAGTTTCCATAATTATtggctaattttttaattaaataatgttaTATTAATGCTTTTATCATGgtgcaagtgaaattgcaattaTCTTGCATGATCAGCATTTCTTTGGGAGAATATACAGTTTTATATTTGATACTATTAGATTGCATTTAATGAAAATtactaacaaattttaaaataaaaatttgatttttattatcgTTGACAATTTTTTAAACATGAATTTATACTTTTTTGCATGTATaatgttacggcctggcccaataACCGCACGGGTCGGTCTGACCCGATCTCCACCCGACCCGGTCACGTGCCCtccaaccgacccggacacgcgtcctgtaCGGCTCGCACGTGGCTGCAGGACAACGTCCTCGGAAATATGGGCCTGTCCTCGTCCTGGGGCCCACTattgacatgtatataaggggaagattggctcttcccccgaggtatGTCACTTTCCCACATCATTCCCCCTGCTTGTACGATTTCTGACTtaggcgtcggagtgtctttgcaggtggcacccccccccTCGTCCATTCACCAGCCCAAGTGCTCGTCAGCTCGAGTAGTCCGCTACCAGTGCGACCCAAGTCAAGGCGTCCCCACCTATCCACCCTTTCACTTGTACTCCCGACCTGTCTGGAACCCGattaccgaacattggcgccgtctgtggggaccctCTTTGCCTGAATGGAAGTCGCGCCGGGCCCCGGCGACCGAGCTCGAGTAGCCGGAGCGGAGGGGGCAGCCTCCGTCGCCTCACAACGAGGAGGCCGGAGATCCCCCCAACAACACGCGAGAACCCGACCGTTCGGGGGAACGGGCGGCGATAGCGCCATAATAATGCAGGAGCTACGCCACAGAGTCCAGAACCTTGAACGACAGCTAGCCGACCGGGAGAGGGATGGATGGTCTACCGATCCAAGCTACACCCCGTCTCCCGGGGGCGAGGAGGAAGAGAGCTCTCACCGAAGCCACTCACGGCGTATATCTGCATCCCGGACGGAAACAGAGGAATCACCTATTCCAAGAAGACGGAACGACACGGTCATCTACTCTCGCGGCAGACAAACTCGCCCAACGATAAGAGGTCGTGAGGACGGAGAAGGGAAAACCGAGAGAACACGACAACCTGTGATAATGGGTGCCACGCCGTTCCACCGATCTATCCTCGAGGCCCGGTtgccgaaacacttcgacaaaccgacggacatgaggtatgacgGAACCCAAGACCCTCTAGAACATCTCACGGCCTTTGAGGCTAGAATGAACCTAGAGGGAGTAGGCGACGAGGTAAGGTGCCGCGCCTTCCCGGTAACCTTAGCAGGACCAGCGATCAGATGGTTTAATGGCCTCCCTCAAGGCTCCATTTACAGTTTCCCGGACATCAGCCGCGCCTTCCTGGCCCAATTCACAACACGAATAGCAAAAGCCAAGCATCCTATCAACCTTCTCGGGGTAACCCAGAGACAGGGAGAGCCGACCAGAAGGTACTTGGAtcggttcaacgacgaatgcttggaaatcgacggcttaaccgactcggtggccagTCTCTGCCTGACGAATGGCCTCCTCAACGAGAACTTTCGAAAACACCTTACCACGAAGCCGGTTTGGACAATGCATGAAATCCAAACGGTGGCGAAGGAGTACATCAACGACGAGGAGGTCAGCCGAGTAGTGGCAGCCAATAAGCGGCAGCCCGGTTACGGCCAGGCTCGGCAGTCCGGAGGAGACGGTGAAAGAACAAAGGAAAAGGCTAGAGAGGAGGCATCGAACAAGGCACCTAGGCCGTTCCCTCGAGTTGGGAAATTTACTAACTACACTCCACTCGCCCTTCCCATAGTGGAAGTTTATCAACAAATAGCTGAGAAGGGAATTCTTCCGAAACCCCGACCACTCAAGGACCGCACGGGTGGAAACAAGAACCTTTATTGTGATTACCATAAGGGATACGGCCATCAAACACAGGACTGTTTCGACCTGAAGGATGCATTAGAACAGGCgataagggaaggaaaactagcagCGTTCTCCCACCTCATCAGGGAGCCGAGAAGGCGTTATCGCGACCAGGACGAGGAAGGCAAGACACGCTCGGCCAAGCGGCGACAGGAGCCCGAAGATAGAGACCATGGCCTCACTGTGATAAACGTGGTAACGGCAAAAAACGCCGCACCAAAGTCCCGGTCGGCACACAAGAAGGACGCCAAGATTCTGGCGATCTCATCTCAACCAGTGCAAAACACCAAAAAACCTCCATCCATTTCTTTCGGCCCAGAAGACCAATGGTTCAGCGACGCCCCGGAAAACCCACCCATGGTCATAACGGCCAGGGTGGGAACCGGCCTCGTAAAACGGATCCTTGTCGACACTGGAGCTgattcaaacatcatgttccgcaacgtgttcGACGCACTGGGGTTAAAGGATGCCGACTTAACGACCCACCAGCACGGGGTCATCGGGttaggcgaccacttcatcaaaccAGACGGAGTTATTTCCCTACCGATCTCGGTAGGACAAATACGAGGCCGAAGATCGGCGATGGCCGAATTCGTAATCCTTCGagactccacagcctacaacatcatcttgggaagaaaaacaatcaacgaTTTTGAAGCCATAATCAACACCAGGTTGTTAGTTATGAAGTTTGTCACCGATGATGGATCCATAGGGACCATAAGGGGAGACCTCGAGACGGCGGTCGCTTGTGACAACGCCAGCCTTTCCCTTAGAAAGAAGTCCAAGGAAGCATCTGGCGTATTTCTAGCCGACCTTGATGCCAGAGTAGAGGACAAGCCGAGGCCGGAACCAGAAGGGGACCTGGAGAAATTTAGCATCGGGGACGAAGGGGAGAAGTTCACATTCGTTAACAAGAACCTCCCACATGAGCTGAAGGAGCCTTTAATTGAAATGATAAGGGCAAACAGAGACCTGTTCGCATGGACGCCAgctgacatgccaggcatagatccacAAATCATCTCACATCACCTAGCCGTCAAGCCGGAAGCACGCCCAGTGTCTCAACGGAGAAGAAAGATGTCGGCAGAAAGAGCAGAGGAGGTAGCCAAGCAAACGGCCGGCCTCCTAGAGGCAGGTTTCATACGGGAAGTAGACTACTCGACGTGGCTCTCAAATGTGGTGTTAGTGAAAAAACACAATGGCaggtggagaatgtgcgtggactactctgaccttaacaaagcatgccccaaagattGCTTCCCACTCCCCAACATAGATGCACTCGTCGACGCTGCGGCGGGGTACCGgtatctgagtttcatggatgcctactctggttacaatcagataccgatgcaccgaccagacgaggacaaaacggcgttcataacgccaggaggaacGTTCTGCTATAAggtaatgccatttggcttgAAAAATGCAGGGCAacgtatcaaaggctgatgaacaggaTATTCCACAACCTCATAGGAAAAACGGTCGAAGTTTACGTGGACGACATCCTGGCAAAGACAACACGACCTGATGACCTCCTAAACGACCTGGCAAGCGTATTTGCGTCCCTCCGTCAACATGGTATGAGGCTGAACCCCCTCAAATGCGCCTTTGCCATGGAAGCCGGCaagttcctgggattcatgataACTCAAAGAGGGGTAGAGGCTAACCCGGAGAAGTGCCAGGCAATACTtcagatgaagagcccgggatGTATCAAGGACGTCCAGAGGTTGGCAGGAAGGTTGACATCACTCTCTCGGTTCCTCGGAGCCTCAGCGGCAAAGGCCCTGCCGTTTTTTAACCTCATGAAGAAAGGGATAGCGTTCGAATGGACACCAGCGTGCGAAGAAGCCTTTCGACACTTCAAGGAAGTCTTGGCGGCACCCCCCGTTCTCGGGAAGCCAAGAGACGGGGAACCACTATACCTGTATCTCGCCATAACAAGCGAAGCCCTGGCCGCAGTGCTAGTACGGGAGGACGGGAAAACCCAACAGCCAGTCTACTTCATAAGCAAGGCTCTGCAAGGAGCAGAATTAAGATACAGCAAGTTGGAAAAGCTAGCCCTAGCGCTCCTAACTTCCTCGAGAAGGTTGAAGCAATACTTCCAGAGTCACCAAGTGGTCGTCAGGACAGACCAAGGGATTAGGCAAGTTCTCCAAAAACCCGACctggcgggaagaatgatgacttggtccaTCGAACTCTCCCAATATGACATACGATACGAGCCCCGGCAAGCCATCAAGGCGCAGGCCATGGCGGATTTTTTGGTGGAAGTAGCAGGAGATCCAGGCGAAGACATaggcacacggtggaagctccatgtggacGGAGCATCCAACCAGACCTACGGAGGAGCCGGGATCATCCTAGAAAGTCCAAACGGGGTCGTATACGAACAGTCGGTCAGATTCGAGTTTCCCATCTcgaacaatcaagcagaatacgaagccctcaTTGGAGGCTTAACCCTAGCAACAGAGGTCGGCGCAAAAAGGCTGGAAGTATGCAGCGATTCCCAAGTCATCACTTCCCAAGTGAAcggcagctaccaagccaaggaccccTTGTTgcagaagtacttggaaaaggtcaaaagcttgagccaaaagtTCGACGAGGTCACGATCCAGCATGTACCCAGGGAAAGGAACACACGAGCAGACCTTctatcaaaattagccagcaccaagccaGGGTTGGGAAACCGGTCTCTCATCCAAGGCATGACAAGGGAACCCGCGATCACACTACACATAGCGACCCTAAGTCCTTCAtggctagaccccatcaccaactACCTAGAACACGGCCAAGTCCCTGGTGACGAAAAGGATGCGTTGAAATTAAGGAGGGAAGCGGCCAAGTACGCTGTCATCCAAGGACAGATGTTCAGAAAGGGACTCAGCCAACCCTTACTGAAGTGCCTacaccccgaccaaacggactacgtccTCAAGGAAGTCCACGAGGGCTGCTGTGGGCACCACATCGGAGGaaaagccctagcaaggaagtTGATCCGAGCTGGATACTACTGGCCGACGATGATGGCAGATTCCAAAGAGTTTGTCAAAAAATGCATAAAGTGCCAACAGAACGCCAATTTTGCCAAAGCACCGGCAAACGAGTTAAGCTTGCTGACGACTTCTCGGCCGTTCgctcaatggggagtcgacctcttagggCCCTTCCCTGTCGGCCCTGGGCAGGTCAAATATCTCATAGTGGCAATTGATTACTATACCAAGTGGATAGAAGCCGAACCATTGGCTAGCATATCCTCAGCCCATTGCAGaaaattcatgtggaggcaggtgataacacgGTTCGGGATACCAGAagtcgtcatctcggacaacggcGCACAATTTACTGACAAAAAGTTCACGGGATTTCTCAACGGCCTAGGAATAAGGCAAAAGTTCTCTTCGGTAGAACACCCTCGGACGAATGGACAAGTGGAGTCCGCCAACAAGGTTATCCTTTCAGGGCTAAAGAGGAGGTTGGACAACAAAAAGGGTGCTTGGGCCGACGAACTGGCATCAGTCCTCTGGTCTTACCGAACAACCGAGCAGTCCTCCACCAAGGAAACCCCTTTTCGGCTAACATACGGGGTGGACGCGGTAATACCCGTAGAAATCGGAGAACCAAGCCCACGGCTCCTTTTGAAGGGGGTAGAGGAAGCCGTAGAAAAGGACCTGATAGAGGAAGCCCGAGAAATGGCCCACTTAACAGAAACGGCGCTAAAACAAAGAGTGGCACTCcgctacaacaccaaagtgctcaaGAGGGAACTCGAGCCaaacgacctcgtcctaaggcgaAATGATATCGGCCTGccgaccccaggagaaggcaAGCTGGCGGCCAACTGGGAAGGCCCGTATAGAATCAAGGAAGTGATGGGAAAAGGAGCATTCAAACTAGAAAGACTCGACGGCAAGGAGGTCCCGAGAACTTGGAATGCGGACAACCTAAGAAGATTCTACTCCTAGAAGAAGGACCAAACGCCGACCAGGCTAGCTAAGTAGTCGttttgctcttttactttttgaaATTCTCATAGCGGTTTACATCTCCATTCTTTTATCTCCGTTTTTCAGACAAATCATCTTGTCGCGAATAACGACACCACCcgacccgggactgatcaccccgggagaaCATCAACTACATTGTAACAAATAGCTACACGAGAGCCCACGGGCCACCGGTATAAACAACTATAAACCAAAAACGGTTACTAGAAGCGATAACGCAATCGAACAAGTAAGAACAATTTTATCGCGACAACACGAGCAAGCGACTAACAAGTCATTGTTCACAAGCCAAAATTAAAATGGCTAAGACTAAATTGTTCATAGGCCAAAACGGCTAAAGTCAAGTGTTTACAAGCCAAAACAAAACGGCTAAGCAAGAAACAACAAAATATAGAGTTCATTTCTTCGGAACATCAACCACCTGGCCATCCTTGATGATCTTAAAAACGCCAATTGCCGACGTGTCGAACTCAGGGGCAACAATTTTAATTTGAGCCTTCAGGGCTTCCTCGGTACCCAAAATCGCGCCTTTACCCTGTTTGACGACGTCTTTATACTTGGCCTTCCATGTTGCCAGTTCGGCCTCCACGGCCTGTTTCTCCTTCTCAACCTCGACCACGCGCTTCTGCGCCTCGCCGACCTGTTTCTCCAGAGCCATCTCACGCTCGACCAGACGTTCAATCGTTGCGTCCGACTCTTTCTGTTTCTTCTCGGCAGCTGTTAACTTTTGTTCAGCGGAGGCAGCTTTCTGCTCAGCGGCGGTAGCCTTCTTCTCGGCGGCGTCCAACTTCTCCGAAGATTGAGTCAACTGCTGCCGGAGAGTTTCCacttcacttttcaattcattGTTGGCCTTCCCAGCGGAGGCCAACTTCCGACGAAGAGACTCCATCCCGGACAACTCGAACTCGGCCTTCCGAGCAATAACCGCACCGCGCAGAAGAGTgcggtacatccacctcgcctgcccggcAAGGGATGACTCATGGAAATGTTCCTCCGTACCAGGGATCAGCTGGGTGTCTATAAATTTTGAGGCGTCGAAATTCCTTTCCATAACGGTAAGGACACCCTCGGGACTAGACGACGCCGTGGatgtcttttttctctttctcttcaggCTAGAGacctccaccacctcctcctcatcatc
The sequence above is drawn from the Arachis hypogaea cultivar Tifrunner chromosome 4, arahy.Tifrunner.gnm2.J5K5, whole genome shotgun sequence genome and encodes:
- the LOC140184055 gene encoding uncharacterized protein — encoded protein: MEVAPGPGDRARVAGAEGAASVASQRGGRRSPQQHARTRPFGGTGGDSAIIMQELRHRVQNLERQLADRERDGWSTDPSYTPSPGGEEEESSHRSHSRRISASRTETEESPIPRRRNDTVIYSRGRQTRPTIRGREDGEGKTERTRQPVIMGATPFHRSILEARLPKHFDKPTDMRYDGTQDPLEHLTAFEARMNLEGVGDEVRCRAFPVTLAGPAIRWFNGLPQGSIYSFPDISRAFLAQFTTRIAKAKHPINLLGVTQRQGEPTRSLCLTNGLLNENFRKHLTTKPVWTMHEIQTVAKEYINDEEVSRVVAANKRQPGYGQARQSGGDGERTKEKAREEASNKAPRPFPRVGKFTNYTPLALPIVEVYQQIAEKGILPKPRPLKDRTGGNKNLYCDYHKGYGHQTQDCFDLKDALEQAIREGKLAAFSHLIREPRRRYRDQDEEGKTRSAKRRQEPEDRDHGLTVINVVTAKNAAPKSRSAHKKDAKILAISSQPVQNTKKPPSISFGPEDQWFSDAPENPPMVITARVGTGLVKRILVDTGADSNIMFRNVFDALGLKDADLTTHQHGVIGLGDHFIKPDGVISLPISVGQIRGRRSAMAEFVILRDSTAYNIILGRKTINDFEAIINTRLLVMKFVTDDGSIGTIRGDLETAVACDNASLSLRKKSKEASGVFLADLDARVEDKPRPEPEGDLEKFSIGDEGEKFTFVNKNLPHELKEPLIEMIRANRDLFAWTPADMPGIDPQIISHHLAVKPEARPVSQRRRKMSAERAEEVAKQTAGLLEAGFIREVDYSTWLSNVVATYQRLMNRIFHNLIGKTVEVYVDDILAKTTRPDDLLNDLASVFASLRQHGMRLNPLKCAFAMEAGKFLGFMITQRGVEANPEKCQAILQMKSPGCIKDVQRLAGRLTSLSRFLGASAAKALPFFNLMKKGIAFEWTPACEEAFRHFKEVLAAPPVLGKPRDGEPLYLYLAITSEALAAVLVREDGKTQQPVYFISKALQGAELRYSKLEKLALALLTSSRRLKQYFQSHQVVVRTDQGIRQVLQKPDLAGRMMTWSIELSQYDIRYEPRQAIKAQAMADFLVEVAGDPGEDIGTRWKLHVDGASNQTYGGAGIILESPNGVVYEQSVRFEFPISNNQAEYEALIGGLTLATEVGAKRLEVCSDSQVITSQVNGSYQAKDPLLQKYLEKVKSLSQKFDEVTIQHVPRERNTRADLLSKLASTKPGLGNRSLIQGMTREPAITLHIATLSPSWLDPITNYLEHGQVPGDEKDALKLRREAAKYAVIQGQMFRKGLSQPLLKCLHPDQTDYVLKEVHEGCCGHHIGGKALARKLIRAGYYWPTMMADSKEFVKKCIKCQQNANFAKAPANELSLLTTSRPFAQWGVDLLGPFPVGPGQVKYLIVAIDYYTKWIEAEPLASISSAHCRKFMWRQVITRFGIPEVVISDNGAQFTDKKFTGFLNGLGIRQKFSSVEHPRTNGQVESANKVILSGLKRRLDNKKGAWADELASVLWSYRTTEQSSTKETPFRLTYGVDAVIPVEIGEPSPRLLLKGVEEAVEKDLIEEAREMAHLTETALKQRVALRYNTKVLKRELEPNDLVLRRNDIGLPTPGEGKLAANWEGPYRIKEVMGKGAFKLERLDGKETNHLVANNDTTRPGTDHPGRTSTTL